The Kordia sp. SMS9 DNA window GATCATTTTTACCATCATCATTTGGTGAAATTCCTTGCGGGATGAAAATCTCACACACGATTGGCGTGATTTGAAATTGCCCAATGTCAAAACAATTGGTTTGTAAGTTTTCTATACGTACATAAATGGTTGTTGCTGTAGATTGATAGTTTTCTGGAGAAACAATCTGATTTATTTTATCAGTTGCATCGTCAAGGTTTGTGTAGAAGGTGGTTTCAAAATTAGCTGCGTTTTCCTCAATTTCTGAAGATGATAAAAATAAATTGAACGTTCCTTCCCCTTGTATGTTGAGACATTCTTCTAAGTTTTCAAAATCGTACAGTGTTGGTAAAGGTTCAAAGAATACATTAATTTGGTCACTCACCGTACACGCTCCAGAGAATACTTGCACTGTGTATGTTCCTTGTTCATTTACAGTAAATGTTGCATTTGTAGAACCATTTTGCCAAATATAGGTAGCATTTGTGGTGGTAGCATCTAACACGAGCGTTTCTCCCTGACATAGCGTAATGTCAGCACCTAAATTGACCACAGGAAGCGAATCATACGTGATGTTAATTTCGTCCATAGACGAACAACCATTGACCGTCACTTCCACTGAGTACGTTCCAGCTTGACTGACCATAATAGTGGCATTGGTAGAACCATCTTGCCAAATATAGGTAGCATTTGCAGTGGTAGCATCTAAGATGGTGGTGTCTCCTTCGCAAAGTGCGATGTCGTTTCCAAGTTGAACCATTGGCACTGGATTTACCGTGAGTGTTGCTGTATTAATTAATTCTGTTGTAAAGTTTAAAAAACTAATGTTGGTAATGTTAATGACAACCGCTACTGTAGGTAGTGTTATTGGAATGGTTCCGTTTCCTGCGGCATCGAGTTGAATTGTTTGTGTTGTTCCGCCATCAATATTGTAAGTTACCGTGGCATTCACAGTACCTGTAATCGTAAAAAAACCGTCTTCACCTAAACAAATTGCAGCACTTGAAACAACTGTTGCTGTAAGGAAATAATCTCTGTAATCGACATCGCCACCTGAAAAAATATCACTGTCAACATCTGGTAAGGTTGTAGGATCGTTGATGGTAAAGTTAGGATCTTCAAAAGTATCATTAGCTTCCAAACTATTGGTCATACCATTTGAGCCTTCCATAGTGTTTGAAGCGCCATTGTTGTTGGTATCCAACGCAGCATTTCCAACTTCTGCAATATCAAATATACCATCGTTGTCTGAATCGAGATCAAGGTAATCGTAATTGTCAGTATTTTCGGTGTTTTGAGGTTCGTTAAAACTTCCACCATGTCCCGTAAATGTATCGTAAATATCTATAATACCATCACCATCAGTATCGTCATCCGTTACATTTCCATCATTGGAAAAATTAGTGCTAAAATTGAGTGTCGTTTGTGCTTCTACCGCATCAGGAATGGTATCGCCATCACTGTCTACATCTATAAAGTTTTGCAATACATCTGCGTCGGCAGTACTTTCTACAGGCGTAATTCCTGTGTTTTCGCCATAAATTGCTTCTATAGCATCTGCCAAACCGTCGTTGTCGTTGTCTGTAAAATTAGCACCATCTATCACGCCATTATTATCTGGATCGAACTGTGAGACATCCAAACCACTTTCTTGCAAATCACTTATTCCGTCATTGTCGGAGTCTAAATCCAGTTCGTTTAAAATGGTATCTTGATCCACATCTGTACTTGCTATGGTGATTCCACTTGTGAGTACAATATTGTCAATTCCCAATCGCACACCATTTGGAACATTTACATTTGCGTCATCATCAAAAGGTAAAAATTGCAATGTTTGCACCCCTGAAGTTGTAGGCGTAAATGTAAACGATTGAAACGTCCAAATAAGATTGGTATTATTAAATGAGCTATTTGAAATGGTGACATCTGCTTGGAAAATTTGTTGATTGTCGAGAAAAATGCGCCAATATCCTGTTCCATCTATCGCATTGCCTTGTTGTACATTTGCTTGATAAAACGTCATGGTATAGGTAACTCCAGCTACCAAATTTACTGTTTGTTGAATGCCTTCATGAAAAATGGGTGTATTACTACTT harbors:
- a CDS encoding gliding motility-associated C-terminal domain-containing protein, whose protein sequence is MKLKKVTTVLLLCCSLSAISQNYKEPKKDSICKANALKKYTNNIQFYNNLGIFSHEDLCVNVQPVKSANAIAMVDTDGDGVPDAMDRDDDNDGILDIDEGMSSPQTNNIISNGGLEAPNTNVFTLPISWQWIPADSPICEATNQSSPNSASPNVTDINGPSPGTGIIGIPQEGNTFISGLYQYYPTSSNTPIFHEGIQQTVNLVAGVTYTMTFYQANVQQGNAIDGTGYWRIFLDNQQIFQADVTISNSSFNNTNLIWTFQSFTFTPTTSGVQTLQFLPFDDDANVNVPNGVRLGIDNIVLTSGITIASTDVDQDTILNELDLDSDNDGISDLQESGLDVSQFDPDNNGVIDGANFTDNDNDGLADAIEAIYGENTGITPVESTADADVLQNFIDVDSDGDTIPDAVEAQTTLNFSTNFSNDGNVTDDDTDGDGIIDIYDTFTGHGGSFNEPQNTENTDNYDYLDLDSDNDGIFDIAEVGNAALDTNNNGASNTMEGSNGMTNSLEANDTFEDPNFTINDPTTLPDVDSDIFSGGDVDYRDYFLTATVVSSAAICLGEDGFFTITGTVNATVTYNIDGGTTQTIQLDAAGNGTIPITLPTVAVVINITNISFLNFTTELINTATLTVNPVPMVQLGNDIALCEGDTTILDATTANATYIWQDGSTNATIMVSQAGTYSVEVTVNGCSSMDEINITYDSLPVVNLGADITLCQGETLVLDATTTNATYIWQNGSTNATFTVNEQGTYTVQVFSGACTVSDQINVFFEPLPTLYDFENLEECLNIQGEGTFNLFLSSSEIEENAANFETTFYTNLDDATDKINQIVSPENYQSTATTIYVRIENLQTNCFDIGQFQITPIVCEIFIPQGISPNDDGKNDLFNILNIENYPNHVIQIFNRYGSKIYEGNTLTSKWDGTYKGEQLPTGTYFYVINLNETELPETIAQEYQGWVYLQK